From the genome of Virgibacillus siamensis, one region includes:
- a CDS encoding L-lactate permease, which produces MGTGMLAVLALLPIIVVVVFLVGLKWPASKAMPLSYITAVLLALFIWDIGFPKVAAASVHGLIVAVTLLFIIFGAILLLNTLQESGGLHTIRRGFTDITPDRRIQVIIIAWLFGSFIEGSAGFGTPAAVAVPLLVGLGFPPMAAVVSGMVIQSTPVSFGAVGTPMVVGVGTGIEPLSQVSDVSGFVFGVAGKVALLHAVAGLLIPLFLVAMLTRFFGKNKSLSEGLKVWKFALFASLAMTIPYVIVANLLGPEFPSMIGGLLGLAIVIPAAKKGFLMPKDDETWDFEAKDRWDPTWTGRVELKQSDIYAGKISMMRAWAPYVLIAVLLLFSRLTVLQDWLQSVKISVPNIFGTEISSSWEILYSPGFIFVVVSVMTYFMHSMKRSEYVRAWKDSGKTMIAAGSALVFTVPMVQVFLNSGGGEAGYDKMPLVLAEGVANLTGSIYPILATFIGGLGAFVAGSNTVSNMMFSLFQYGVGENIGASPTWMVALQAVGGAAGNMICVHNVVAASAVVGLVGKEGHVIRKTLLPFFYYALLLGAIGYSIMWTAEKGIFNIGTVIALMIWLVVIYFIATNNKRLDAIQRDMAS; this is translated from the coding sequence ATGGGCACTGGAATGTTAGCTGTTCTGGCCTTACTTCCGATTATTGTTGTTGTTGTTTTTCTAGTCGGGCTTAAATGGCCAGCAAGTAAAGCAATGCCGCTTTCTTACATCACAGCAGTGTTACTGGCGCTTTTCATTTGGGATATCGGATTCCCGAAAGTGGCTGCTGCATCTGTTCATGGTCTTATCGTCGCTGTTACGCTTTTATTTATTATTTTTGGTGCGATACTACTTTTGAACACACTTCAGGAAAGCGGGGGTCTCCACACCATTCGCCGCGGCTTTACGGATATTACGCCGGACCGTCGTATACAGGTTATTATCATTGCATGGCTTTTCGGATCATTCATTGAAGGTTCAGCAGGATTTGGTACACCTGCAGCTGTCGCAGTACCTTTATTGGTTGGACTGGGATTTCCGCCAATGGCGGCTGTAGTGTCAGGCATGGTTATTCAAAGTACACCGGTATCATTCGGGGCAGTCGGTACGCCAATGGTTGTTGGGGTTGGTACAGGAATTGAGCCGCTTTCTCAGGTTAGTGATGTTTCAGGTTTTGTATTTGGTGTTGCCGGTAAAGTAGCCCTGCTTCATGCAGTCGCGGGACTTTTGATTCCGTTATTTCTGGTTGCCATGCTGACACGGTTTTTCGGGAAGAATAAATCCTTGAGTGAAGGATTAAAAGTCTGGAAATTTGCGTTATTTGCTTCTCTGGCGATGACAATACCGTATGTCATTGTTGCAAACTTGTTAGGACCTGAATTCCCTTCCATGATCGGTGGTTTACTCGGGCTTGCAATTGTCATTCCCGCCGCTAAAAAAGGCTTTTTAATGCCTAAGGATGATGAAACTTGGGATTTTGAAGCAAAGGACCGCTGGGATCCAACATGGACCGGGCGCGTTGAACTGAAACAAAGTGATATTTATGCAGGTAAAATCAGCATGATGCGTGCATGGGCTCCATATGTTCTGATTGCTGTCCTGTTGCTTTTTTCACGTTTAACTGTGCTTCAGGACTGGCTGCAATCTGTTAAGATTTCGGTACCAAATATTTTTGGGACGGAAATTTCATCCAGTTGGGAGATTCTCTATTCACCGGGATTTATTTTCGTTGTCGTTTCGGTTATGACTTATTTTATGCACAGTATGAAGCGTTCGGAATATGTCCGTGCTTGGAAAGATTCCGGCAAAACCATGATTGCTGCAGGATCAGCACTTGTTTTTACAGTCCCAATGGTACAAGTGTTTCTTAATTCAGGCGGCGGGGAGGCAGGCTACGATAAAATGCCGCTCGTTTTGGCCGAAGGTGTTGCCAATCTTACAGGTTCCATCTATCCGATTTTAGCAACGTTTATCGGCGGTCTTGGAGCGTTTGTGGCCGGCAGCAACACGGTCAGCAACATGATGTTCTCCCTTTTCCAATACGGGGTCGGTGAAAATATCGGTGCCAGCCCGACCTGGATGGTTGCCCTCCAAGCAGTTGGCGGTGCGGCAGGAAATATGATTTGTGTGCATAACGTTGTTGCTGCATCCGCAGTTGTTGGCTTGGTGGGAAAAGAAGGACATGTCATTCGTAAAACGCTGCTTCCATTTTTCTATTATGCATTGTTGTTGGGAGCCATCGGTTATTCGATTATGTGGACAGCCGAAAAAGGTATTTTTAACATCGGAACGGTTATCGCATTAATGATCTGGCTTGTAGTTATTTACTTTATTGCCACGAACAATAAACGATTAGACGCGATTCAACGCGACATGGCATCTTAA
- a CDS encoding fumarylacetoacetate hydrolase family protein has translation MKFARFKKTTDDTILYGIVTDRGIQQIDGSIFSDWKQTEIIHRAEDIDLLEPLLPRHVIGIGANYVGKTDDLPSELPEIPVFFYKPVSSVIGNGEPIVIPNKIDKVKFESELAVVIGKQTKNITEQAVTDHIFGYTAANDVTAPQFFHEAGHWMIGKSFDTFTPLGPYIETELDPDQVKVKAYLNGDKKQDSATTLMIVSLRKMVAYLSGMMTLEPGDVILTGSPLGAEMIKEGDEIVCEIAEIGELRNPVVQG, from the coding sequence ATGAAATTTGCCAGGTTTAAAAAAACAACGGATGATACTATTTTGTACGGCATCGTTACGGATCGAGGCATTCAACAAATTGATGGAAGTATTTTTTCGGATTGGAAACAGACAGAAATAATCCATCGCGCAGAAGACATTGATTTGCTGGAACCGCTTCTGCCACGGCATGTCATTGGAATTGGTGCAAATTACGTCGGCAAAACAGATGATTTACCTTCTGAGTTGCCCGAAATACCTGTGTTCTTTTATAAACCGGTTTCTTCCGTAATCGGAAACGGGGAACCAATTGTTATCCCAAATAAAATAGATAAGGTGAAATTTGAATCAGAACTAGCGGTGGTTATCGGTAAACAAACCAAAAACATTACCGAACAAGCAGTAACAGACCATATCTTTGGCTATACAGCAGCCAATGATGTAACTGCACCGCAATTTTTCCATGAAGCCGGGCATTGGATGATTGGAAAGTCGTTTGATACGTTTACTCCGCTTGGACCATATATCGAAACAGAGCTCGATCCGGATCAAGTCAAGGTTAAAGCATATCTGAATGGCGATAAAAAACAGGATAGTGCAACAACGCTTATGATTGTGTCCCTTCGAAAGATGGTTGCGTACCTATCCGGCATGATGACGCTGGAACCGGGTGATGTGATCTTAACCGGCAGTCCGCTTGGGGCAGAAATGATAAAAGAGGGGGATGAAATCGTCTGTGAAATAGCTGAGATTGGGGAGCTTCGTAATCCCGTTGTACAAGGCTGA
- a CDS encoding FAD-linked oxidase C-terminal domain-containing protein, translating into MFGRKQVKQKPDAVVRQLISIVGEKEVLYMKEDLVSYECDGYTMSKGMPKAVVFVRNAKQVSKIVTCLNKEKIPYIARGAGTGLSGGATPFGGEVIISLVRMKRMLDLDLENRKAVVEPGYINLKLTQSISDKGYYYAPDPSSQYACTIGGNVAENSGGAHCLKYGVTTNHILGLEIVLPNGEIVEIGEDGVPDRPGYDLLGLLTGSEGTLGIVTKITVKVLKNPEGKKTVLAYYDDINDASQAVSEIIAAGIIPAALEMMDSIAIEGVESAAYPVGHPNDIAAFLLIEVDGIAAGIDDQIDEILTVCKNNNVRKVKVAKDEAERSLWWANRKMGFGAMGAISPDYLVQDGVIPRTRLPEVLSKIAEISAAYELRIANIFHAGDGNLHPLILFDASVPGESERASKAGSECLKVCADVGGSITGEHGVGIEKSAEMRFIFSEEEMAAQTDIRAVFNPKDQLNPGKLFPQPGRCVEVKGAG; encoded by the coding sequence TTGTTTGGAAGAAAACAAGTGAAACAAAAGCCGGATGCGGTTGTCAGGCAATTAATCAGCATTGTCGGTGAAAAGGAAGTTCTTTATATGAAGGAAGATCTCGTTTCCTACGAATGTGACGGCTATACGATGTCAAAAGGAATGCCGAAAGCAGTTGTCTTTGTTCGAAATGCAAAACAAGTTTCGAAGATTGTAACATGCCTGAACAAAGAAAAGATCCCATATATTGCACGTGGGGCGGGAACGGGGTTAAGCGGGGGCGCTACTCCGTTTGGTGGCGAAGTGATCATTAGTCTGGTTCGTATGAAACGGATGCTAGATCTTGATTTGGAAAATAGAAAAGCAGTTGTCGAGCCTGGTTATATTAACTTGAAGCTGACACAATCCATTTCAGATAAAGGTTATTATTACGCACCAGATCCTTCCAGCCAATACGCATGTACGATTGGTGGAAATGTTGCTGAAAATTCAGGTGGTGCTCACTGTTTAAAGTATGGTGTAACGACAAACCATATTTTAGGGCTAGAGATAGTTCTTCCAAATGGTGAAATTGTGGAAATAGGTGAAGATGGCGTCCCTGATCGGCCAGGCTACGATTTGCTCGGACTGTTGACAGGTTCAGAGGGAACCCTCGGTATTGTGACCAAAATAACTGTAAAGGTATTAAAAAATCCTGAAGGGAAGAAAACTGTTCTTGCTTATTATGATGATATAAATGACGCCAGCCAGGCCGTTTCCGAGATTATTGCTGCAGGCATCATTCCGGCCGCGCTGGAAATGATGGATTCAATAGCAATTGAAGGTGTGGAATCTGCTGCATATCCGGTTGGCCATCCAAACGATATTGCTGCGTTTTTGCTGATTGAAGTTGATGGTATTGCAGCTGGAATTGATGATCAAATCGATGAAATTCTTACCGTATGCAAAAATAACAATGTCCGCAAAGTAAAAGTGGCAAAAGATGAAGCGGAACGGTCCCTTTGGTGGGCAAATCGAAAAATGGGATTTGGTGCAATGGGGGCGATATCTCCGGACTACCTTGTTCAGGACGGAGTTATTCCGCGAACACGATTGCCTGAAGTGCTGTCAAAAATTGCGGAAATAAGTGCTGCGTATGAGCTTCGTATCGCGAACATTTTTCATGCGGGTGACGGAAATCTTCATCCGCTCATATTATTCGATGCCAGTGTACCCGGTGAAAGTGAACGGGCATCAAAGGCTGGATCCGAGTGTTTGAAGGTTTGTGCCGATGTTGGTGGCTCCATCACGGGTGAACATGGTGTGGGAATTGAAAAATCAGCCGAAATGCGCTTCATTTTCAGTGAGGAAGAAATGGCTGCCCAAACAGATATACGCGCTGTATTTAACCCGAAGGACCAATTAAATCCGGGGAAACTTTTCCCGCAGCCGGGCCGCTGTGTTGAAGTTAAGGGTGCAGGATAA
- a CDS encoding (Fe-S)-binding protein — translation MSRDENRLAAMLKNGKADALCQTKTLGNYLWDDIPDETKWADCVHCGMCLEACPTYQETGEEHNSPRGRVYLIKAVAEGKIDINEAFSKPVFDCLDCRACETACPADVQVGGLIEEARGQIRQAMPLTGFKGAFGRTVLKGLFPYQKRMNAVGSLMRFYQNSGMQSAVRKTGLLNVMPAHLKDMESILPKVEKPVLGRYPEIVPAEGEPKQRVGMLTGCIMDVMFSDVNESTIRVLTHNGFEVGLPQNQGCCGALHIHAGERNAGKKLAKQNIEAFKDYDKVLVNAAGCGCALQEYDELFRNDPEMLPLAEEFSAKVEDVSKFLYDHDFERPKSEINTKITYHDACHLAHGQGVRFEPRQLLNEIPGVEMAELPDADRCCGSAGIYNLTHPDMAGALLDRKMEDIPDNVEMISMGNPGCMLQIAMGVKKYGRSEKVVHTVQLLDLAYQKDKEAANKFVKS, via the coding sequence ATGAGCAGGGATGAGAATAGATTGGCAGCAATGCTGAAAAACGGTAAAGCTGATGCACTCTGTCAGACGAAGACTTTAGGAAACTATCTTTGGGATGATATTCCGGATGAAACGAAGTGGGCGGACTGTGTACACTGCGGTATGTGTCTTGAGGCATGTCCGACATATCAGGAAACCGGTGAAGAGCATAATTCGCCAAGGGGTCGAGTTTATTTAATTAAAGCCGTTGCGGAAGGCAAAATTGATATTAATGAAGCTTTTTCAAAACCTGTCTTTGATTGTCTTGATTGCCGTGCTTGTGAAACAGCATGTCCGGCAGATGTCCAAGTCGGCGGACTGATTGAAGAAGCACGCGGACAAATTCGCCAGGCGATGCCTTTAACAGGCTTTAAAGGTGCTTTTGGCAGGACAGTTTTGAAGGGACTTTTCCCGTATCAGAAACGTATGAACGCGGTTGGCAGTCTAATGCGTTTTTACCAAAATAGCGGTATGCAATCTGCTGTGCGGAAAACAGGTTTGTTGAATGTTATGCCAGCACATCTGAAAGATATGGAATCCATTCTCCCAAAAGTGGAAAAACCAGTACTTGGCAGATATCCGGAAATTGTTCCGGCTGAAGGCGAACCAAAACAGCGGGTGGGAATGTTAACCGGCTGTATCATGGATGTCATGTTCAGTGATGTAAATGAATCGACCATTCGTGTGCTTACACATAATGGATTTGAAGTTGGTCTGCCGCAAAATCAGGGTTGTTGTGGTGCGCTTCATATTCACGCTGGTGAGCGGAATGCTGGGAAAAAGCTTGCGAAACAAAATATCGAGGCTTTTAAGGATTACGATAAGGTGCTTGTAAATGCTGCCGGCTGCGGATGTGCACTGCAGGAATATGATGAACTGTTCCGCAATGATCCGGAAATGCTGCCTTTAGCTGAAGAATTTTCGGCAAAAGTTGAAGACGTTTCCAAGTTTTTGTATGACCATGATTTTGAACGTCCCAAATCGGAAATCAATACAAAAATAACATACCATGATGCGTGCCATCTTGCCCATGGACAAGGTGTCCGCTTTGAACCCCGTCAGCTTTTAAACGAAATTCCAGGGGTGGAGATGGCAGAATTGCCTGATGCGGACAGATGCTGTGGGAGTGCGGGAATATACAATCTTACACATCCCGATATGGCTGGTGCGCTACTCGACCGGAAAATGGAGGATATTCCCGATAACGTTGAAATGATTTCGATGGGGAATCCTGGCTGTATGCTGCAAATTGCGATGGGTGTTAAAAAATATGGAAGAAGTGAAAAAGTAGTCCATACCGTTCAACTGCTTGATTTGGCATATCAAAAAGATAAAGAAGCAGCAAACAAATTCGTCAAGTCTTAA
- a CDS encoding FAD-binding oxidoreductase gives MSSQDLTGVLPAAQIQHNVEGHPLGNGGDQFIEVHSEEDISNVLAYAHKHDKTVNVISGGTKRGYGGAIEQADILVSLAKYKGIVEHSVGDLTMTVKPGTTLKEITDEIGEKGQHISLDPSWPEMATIGGIIAANDSGAKRLHYGSARDLVIGTRIVYPNGNVIRTGGKVVKNVAGYDMNKLFVGAMGTLGIISEITIKLRPLPKYEGLTLLHFPEGSEQVIHDFSVSILDSMMEPVSLEILNPSISEKMTGKSQYTLAIAFEDRESAVLDQEKWVAEHLPDGVTHSVLYKEKARQWWERFRHFGPNGYNDVDDAAQTQAALKIGSNNLDVIENLKAADRLALDHHVAVEAHGGIGHGISKVFIEGFPEDIVSYIKKLRTTAEEKNGYVVCTHLPFLLRDTIDVWGDKPGYFALLEGIKRTIDPRKILNRQRFVGGI, from the coding sequence ATGAGTTCCCAAGATTTAACCGGGGTTTTACCTGCAGCGCAAATTCAACATAATGTGGAAGGGCATCCGCTGGGAAACGGGGGGGATCAATTCATAGAAGTTCATTCGGAGGAAGATATTTCAAACGTTCTTGCCTATGCGCACAAACACGATAAAACTGTCAATGTTATTTCAGGTGGAACGAAGCGAGGCTACGGTGGTGCAATTGAACAGGCTGATATTTTAGTATCGCTTGCCAAATACAAAGGTATTGTCGAACATTCAGTTGGTGATCTGACAATGACGGTGAAACCAGGGACAACATTAAAGGAAATTACTGACGAAATAGGTGAAAAAGGGCAGCACATTTCCCTCGACCCCTCCTGGCCGGAAATGGCAACAATTGGCGGCATTATTGCTGCGAACGACAGTGGGGCTAAACGACTGCATTACGGATCTGCAAGAGATTTAGTCATTGGTACAAGAATTGTATATCCGAATGGCAACGTTATCCGTACAGGAGGAAAAGTTGTAAAAAATGTTGCCGGATATGATATGAACAAACTTTTTGTCGGTGCAATGGGTACGCTAGGTATCATTAGTGAAATCACAATTAAATTACGTCCGCTTCCAAAATATGAGGGACTGACACTACTGCACTTTCCTGAAGGCAGTGAACAGGTTATACACGATTTTTCTGTATCTATTCTTGATTCAATGATGGAACCTGTTTCACTTGAAATTTTAAATCCGTCTATTTCGGAAAAAATGACCGGCAAAAGTCAATATACATTGGCAATTGCATTTGAAGACAGGGAAAGTGCCGTACTTGATCAGGAAAAATGGGTTGCGGAACATTTGCCGGACGGTGTAACACATTCTGTACTGTATAAAGAAAAAGCGAGACAGTGGTGGGAAAGGTTCCGGCATTTTGGTCCTAATGGATACAATGATGTGGATGACGCTGCTCAAACACAAGCAGCACTGAAAATTGGGAGCAATAATTTGGATGTCATTGAAAATTTGAAAGCTGCTGACCGGCTTGCCTTGGATCATCATGTTGCAGTCGAGGCACACGGCGGTATTGGCCATGGTATTTCCAAAGTGTTTATAGAAGGGTTTCCGGAAGATATTGTTTCCTATATTAAGAAACTGAGGACTACGGCAGAAGAAAAGAATGGGTATGTCGTCTGTACACATTTGCCGTTTTTACTTCGGGATACGATTGATGTTTGGGGAGATAAGCCTGGATACTTTGCTTTGCTGGAAGGAATTAAGCGTACAATTGACCCTCGGAAAATTTTGAACCGTCAACGTTTTGTAGGGGGGATATAA
- a CDS encoding malate synthase G: protein MTNYVKAGNLQVAKELYDFVNSEALPETGLDGETFWADFGKLVADLAPKNRALLKKRDELQKQIDTWHQENNAYDFDAYKSFLQDIGYLEPEVEDFKITTADVDDVITRQAGPQLVVPIDNSRYALNAANARWGSLYDALYGTDVISEEGGAEKTGSYNPVRGEKVIAFAKNFLDNHVPLQESSHAQATLYAIVDGRLAVTLKSGETTGLKDTSKFAGYQGETKNPNAVLLKNNGLHIEIQIDHNHPIGKTDEAGVKDVYLESATSSIMDCEDSVAAVDAEDKTLVYRNWLGLNRGDLTSVFHKGGKEITRTLNPDRKYTGPNGEAISLSGRVLMFVRNVGHLMTNSAILDENGQEIPEGIMDGVLTSLMAKHGLLGNGPYQNSQQGSVYIVKPKMHGSGEAAFANELFDRVEDMLDMKRNTLKIGLMDEERRTSINLKNCIHEVKDRIVFINTGFLDRTGDEIHTSMETGPMIRKGEMKASTWLNGYEKNNVRVGLDTGLKGKAQIGKGMWAMPDLMAAMLEQKAGHLKAGGNTAWVPSPTAATLHALHYHEVDVEKVQAELANEKKTYHDNILQIPAAKNPNWSANEIQEELDNSAQTLLGYVVRWVEQGVGCSKVPDINDVALMEDRATLRISSQMLTNWLYHGVCTEEQMTDTLKRMATIVDRQNAGDELYRPMAPDFDDSVAFQAACELVFKGKEQPSGYTEPILHKRRLEAKEKYGSLKLS from the coding sequence ATGACAAATTACGTAAAGGCAGGCAATCTTCAAGTAGCTAAAGAGCTTTATGATTTTGTTAATTCAGAAGCACTTCCGGAAACGGGGCTTGACGGTGAAACGTTTTGGGCCGATTTTGGAAAGCTTGTTGCTGATCTGGCTCCAAAAAATAGAGCATTGCTGAAAAAAAGAGATGAACTTCAAAAGCAAATTGATACATGGCATCAAGAAAATAATGCGTATGATTTTGATGCTTATAAATCATTTCTGCAAGATATCGGCTATTTAGAGCCTGAGGTGGAAGATTTTAAGATAACGACAGCTGATGTCGATGATGTTATTACACGTCAAGCGGGACCGCAGCTTGTTGTGCCGATTGACAATTCACGATATGCCCTCAACGCCGCCAATGCACGCTGGGGTTCACTCTACGATGCATTATATGGTACGGACGTCATTAGTGAAGAAGGCGGCGCTGAGAAGACAGGTTCCTATAACCCCGTCCGTGGTGAAAAAGTAATTGCTTTTGCTAAAAACTTCCTGGATAACCATGTACCCCTTCAAGAATCTTCACATGCACAAGCGACACTTTATGCAATTGTAGACGGCAGGCTGGCAGTAACCTTGAAAAGCGGGGAAACAACGGGATTGAAGGATACATCCAAGTTTGCCGGCTATCAGGGCGAAACGAAAAATCCAAATGCTGTCCTGCTGAAAAATAATGGACTGCACATTGAAATTCAAATTGACCACAATCATCCGATTGGAAAAACGGATGAAGCAGGCGTCAAGGATGTTTACTTGGAATCCGCTACCTCAAGCATTATGGACTGTGAAGATTCCGTAGCCGCTGTAGATGCTGAGGACAAAACTCTCGTTTACCGCAATTGGCTTGGTTTGAACAGAGGTGACTTGACGTCTGTGTTCCACAAAGGCGGCAAGGAAATAACACGAACGTTGAACCCTGATCGTAAATATACAGGACCAAATGGTGAAGCAATCTCGCTATCCGGCCGCGTACTGATGTTTGTCCGGAATGTCGGGCATTTAATGACGAACAGTGCGATTTTGGATGAAAATGGACAGGAAATTCCTGAAGGGATAATGGATGGTGTGCTGACAAGTTTAATGGCCAAACATGGTCTGTTGGGCAATGGTCCGTACCAAAATTCCCAACAAGGTTCTGTTTACATTGTTAAACCGAAAATGCACGGATCAGGGGAAGCTGCATTCGCGAATGAATTGTTTGATCGTGTAGAAGATATGCTTGATATGAAGCGCAACACACTTAAAATTGGTTTAATGGATGAAGAACGCCGTACCAGTATAAACCTGAAAAATTGTATTCATGAAGTGAAGGATAGAATTGTTTTCATTAATACCGGTTTTTTGGATCGAACAGGTGACGAGATTCATACATCAATGGAAACGGGTCCAATGATTCGCAAGGGAGAAATGAAAGCATCCACTTGGCTGAACGGTTATGAAAAAAATAATGTACGTGTTGGCTTGGATACAGGTTTAAAGGGAAAAGCACAAATCGGCAAAGGAATGTGGGCAATGCCTGATTTGATGGCGGCGATGCTTGAACAAAAAGCAGGTCATTTAAAAGCTGGCGGGAATACAGCCTGGGTACCTTCACCAACGGCAGCAACATTGCATGCGCTGCATTACCATGAAGTGGATGTCGAAAAGGTGCAGGCGGAACTCGCTAACGAAAAAAAGACTTACCACGATAACATTTTACAAATACCGGCTGCCAAAAATCCAAACTGGTCGGCGAATGAAATTCAGGAGGAACTTGATAATAGTGCGCAAACCTTGCTTGGTTATGTTGTTCGCTGGGTTGAGCAAGGTGTAGGCTGCTCCAAAGTCCCTGATATTAACGATGTAGCCCTTATGGAAGACCGGGCCACATTGCGTATCTCCAGCCAAATGCTGACAAATTGGCTATACCATGGAGTTTGTACAGAAGAACAAATGACAGATACACTGAAGCGCATGGCAACAATAGTTGACAGGCAAAATGCGGGAGATGAATTATATCGTCCGATGGCGCCTGACTTCGATGACTCGGTTGCCTTCCAAGCAGCTTGTGAGCTTGTTTTCAAGGGAAAAGAACAGCCAAGCGGATACACAGAACCAATTCTGCACAAACGCCGCCTGGAAGCAAAAGAAAAATACGGTTCACTTAAACTTAGTTAA
- a CDS encoding LysR family transcriptional regulator, giving the protein MDIRQIEYFAEVARQLNFTKAAAVLHISQPSLSKTMKNLEDELDVTLFYRGTKQLELTDAGQAFLINAKNVLDAFENLTTELNDVIDLKRGEIKIGIPPIIGAAFFSKLISRYKETYPSINIRLTEVGSNTIKAGVSDGELDIGLVCNLPVQKENFETIKLLKDPLMLIAHKDNPLAWEKEISFSQIAEEPFILYRHDFSLHDKIIHACDKHGFYPNVVCESSQKDFMVEMVEAKLGIALLPSKICEHINSDQIITVPFHKPVVNLELGMIWKKNKYLPFAVRQFIAMSETGIGTEEIIPYPNQQ; this is encoded by the coding sequence ATGGATATCAGGCAGATTGAATATTTTGCGGAAGTTGCAAGACAATTGAACTTTACGAAAGCAGCTGCAGTTCTTCATATTTCCCAGCCGTCACTAAGCAAAACGATGAAAAACCTGGAGGATGAGCTTGATGTAACACTGTTTTACAGAGGGACCAAACAATTAGAACTAACAGATGCCGGGCAAGCTTTCTTAATCAATGCCAAAAATGTTCTGGATGCTTTTGAAAATTTAACCACAGAATTAAATGATGTCATTGACCTCAAACGGGGGGAAATAAAAATTGGTATCCCGCCAATCATCGGTGCTGCATTTTTTTCAAAGCTGATCAGCCGCTATAAAGAAACGTACCCTTCCATTAATATACGATTGACAGAAGTGGGCAGCAACACCATAAAAGCCGGTGTCAGTGATGGAGAACTTGACATTGGTTTAGTATGTAATTTGCCTGTTCAAAAGGAAAACTTTGAGACAATCAAACTTTTAAAAGACCCCTTAATGCTTATTGCACATAAAGATAATCCATTGGCATGGGAAAAAGAAATCAGCTTCTCTCAGATTGCAGAAGAACCTTTTATTTTATACCGGCACGATTTTTCGCTTCACGACAAGATTATCCATGCCTGTGATAAACATGGTTTTTATCCGAATGTCGTTTGTGAAAGTTCACAAAAAGACTTTATGGTCGAAATGGTTGAAGCCAAACTGGGCATTGCTTTATTACCAAGTAAGATATGCGAACACATAAATAGTGACCAAATCATAACCGTCCCTTTTCATAAACCTGTCGTTAATCTGGAATTAGGCATGATCTGGAAAAAGAATAAATATCTCCCGTTCGCTGTTCGTCAATTTATCGCGATGTCCGAAACAGGAATTGGCACTGAAGAAATAATCCCGTATCCCAACCAGCAATAA